The Alosa sapidissima isolate fAloSap1 chromosome 6, fAloSap1.pri, whole genome shotgun sequence genome window below encodes:
- the LOC121711296 gene encoding uncharacterized protein LOC121711296: MKKSGSGTTCAVVGCKNSRKHLNEWLDRECYDHKPATKRQCPCAPLFTFFRKPDSDLESRTWLKALNVKKPPRNVFVCSHHFVDKKPTKDNPFPELWLGYNRTTQPKRRQLTQRTTASPQIKKRRLESEDAPETCQPACEAEPATPKFRDAQTQWEDPSHVDHTYCSTTPSVKVDKATQCEAEMGPTVTSTTVIDDARSRLYTGVRMVQFFTLVTVLLPFSKPSITLPVVDQILMTLIKLKLNLILGDIAHRFNVSTSMASIVISHWIDVMGEQFKVLIPWLPRETIRATMPLSFQRNYPRTTCIIDCAESAMQRATNHDSRSDTFSQYKSRNTVKYLVAVAPNGLIMFISDAYAGRSSDKFITMDSGFLDYLRAGDEVMADRGFTIRDLLDERRVSLNIPAFTYRRNQLTNEETTRTRRVANVRIHVERAIQRLKVFKILSQTVPISMAPKLDNILTICAGLVNLKSPLIRVPREV, encoded by the exons ATGAAGAAAAGTGGTTCGGGAACGACGTGTGCTGTAGTTGGTTGTAAAAACTCGAGAAAGCACCTGAACGAGTGGTTAGATAGAGAGTGCTACGACCACAAACCAGCTACGAAGAGGCAATGTCCATGCGCTCCATTGTTCACATTTTTTCGCAAGCCTGATAGCGACTTGGAATCAAGGACCTGGCTGAAGGCATTGAATGTAAAGAAACCACCACGCAACGTTTTTGTTTGTTCCCATCACTTTGTGGACAAAAAACCAACCAAGGATAATCCTTTCCCAGAGTTGTGGTTGGGATACAATCGCACTACCCAGCCAAAGAGGCGTCAACTCACCCAGCGGACAACTGCCTCCCCCCAGATAAAGAAACGCAGACTTGAATCTGAGG ATGCTCCTGAAACCTGTCAGCCTGCCTGTGAGGCCGAGCCTGCTACACCAAAATTTCGAGATGCCCAGACCCAATGGGAGGATCCGTCACATGTTGACCACACCTACTGTTCAACAACACCGTCCGTTAAAGTAGACAAGGCCACACAGTGCGAGGCAGAAATGGGTCCTACTGTGACTAGCACCACGGTCATTGATGATGCTAGGTCCCGGCTGTATACAGGAGTGCGTATGGTTCAATTTTTCACCCTAGTGACGGTGTTGTTGCCTTTCAGTAAGCCATCAATTACCCTTCCTGTTGTTGACCAAATCCTAATGACCTTGATTAAGTTAAAACTAAACCTAATATTAGGAGATATTGCTCACCGCTTCAATGTGTCTACATCCATGGCAAGCATTGTGATTAGTCACTGGATTGACGTGATGGGTGAACAGTTCAAAGTCCTGATCCCATGGCTTCCAAGAGAGACCATTCGTGCCACCATGCCCTTGTCGTTTCAGAGGAACTACCCTCGAACCACCTGCATCATTGACTGTGCCGAAAGTGCCATGCAGAGAGCCACAAACCATGACTCAAGGAGTGACACTTTCAGCCAATACAAATCACGCAACACTGTGAAATATCTCGTCGCTGTGGCCCCTAATGGGCTTATCATGTTTATATCTGACGCCTATGCTGGCAGAAGCAGCGATAAGTTTATCACCATGGACAGTGGGTTTCTAGACTATCTGAGGGCTGGTGATGAGGTCATGGCGGACCGTGGGTTCACCATTCGAGACTTGCTTGATGAGAGAAGGGTCAGTTTGAACATCCCTGCATTCACCTACAGGCGCAATCAGTTGACAAATGAGGAGACGACACGCACCAGGCGAGTAGCCAATGTCCGCATACACGTGGAAAGAGCAATCCAGAGACTGAAGGTCTTTAAGATTTTATCCCAGACCGTTCCCATCAGCATGGCACCGAAACTGGACAACATCTTAACCATCTGTGCTGGCCTAGTTAACCTGAAGAGTCCACTGATTAGAGTGCCTCGTGAGGTTTAG